From a single Solanum dulcamara chromosome 4, daSolDulc1.2, whole genome shotgun sequence genomic region:
- the LOC129887988 gene encoding endo-1,4-beta-xylanase 5-like produces MNPNFNEGLNGWKKSGFANMATRMSNNANNTFIVASNRKGPFHGFTQKYFLKKDTYYVTSAWVQVSHGDAHVALVFRGPFGIQRTGWAIARSGCWSMLKGGLILTASARVDLYLEANNTAIELWADSISIKSFSQEEWKFHQHQNTEKVNVLVKFYMLRDRRSEMKLNALSTYSGVDLAKKL; encoded by the exons ATGAATCCAAACTTCAATGAGGGACTCAATGGCTGGAAAAAATCTGGATTTGCAAATATGGCCACTAGGATGTCCAACAATGCAAATAACACTTTCATTGTGGCTAGTAACAGAAAAGGACCCTTTCATGGGTTTACccaaaaatatttcttgaaaaaggATACTTACTACGTCACTTCAG CTTGGGTGCAAGTGAGCCATGGAGATGCTCATGTGGCTTTAGTATTTAGAGGACCATTTGGAATTCAACGTACTGGATGGGCTATTGCTCGTTCTGGCTGCTGGTCTATGCTAAAAGGTGGCTTAATACTAACTGCTTCAGCTCGTGTGGACCTATATCTTGAG GCCAACAATACAGCCATTGAGTTATGGGCAGATAGCATATCAATAAAATCATTTTCTCAAGAGGAGTGGAAATTTCATCAACATCAAAACACAGAGAAGGTAAATGTCTTAGTAAAATTTTACATGTTACGAGACCGCCGTAGTGAAATGAAATTAAATGCTCTATCAACATACTCAGGAGTGGACCTAGCTAAGAAGTTATGA
- the LOC129887374 gene encoding endo-1,4-beta-xylanase 5-like, which translates to MKWYANEKIPGQLDYNVADAMLRLVQKHNIQVRGHNVFWNNPLNMPSWANSLSPAQLALAASRRINSVMNQYLGQLIHWDVVNENLHFSFLENILGENVSAVYYKKANEIDSKAIPFLNDFNTIEHGFDGTSNPAKYLEKIRDLRSHGYSGPLGIGLQGHFVKPNLPYIRSSLDMLASAGLPIWITELDVANTTNQEVYLEEIIREVHAHPGVKGKMMWAPWGPKGCYRMYLTDNNFKNLPIGDVVDKILKEWSHQGFSGTTNENGIFETSLFHGEYQVEINHPGKQTYASMTQKVNVAAQKDGTKEISHYTIFV; encoded by the exons ATGAAATGGTATGCCAACGAGAAAATCCCCGGCCAACTGGACTACAACGTGGCGGATGCCATGCTTAGGCTTGTCCAAAAACATAACATTCAAGTACGCGGCCACAACGTTTTCTGGAACAACCCCCTGAACATGCCCTCGTGGGCGAATTCTCTTTCACCAGCACAGCTCGCTTTAGCTGCATCGAGAAGGATAAATTCGGTGATGAATCAATACTTAGGTCAACTTATTCACTGGGATGTTGTGAACGAAAACCTCCACTTttcatttttagaaaatatactCGGGGAAAATGTGTCTGCTGTTTATTACAAGAAGGCTAATGAAATTGATAGCAAGGCGATTCCATTCTTGAATGATTTCAATACAATTGAACATGGATTTGATGGAACTTCAAATCCAGCAAAGTACTTGGAAAAAATTCGAGACCTTCGATCCCACGGTTATAGTGGACCGTTAGGAATTGGCTTGCAGGGGCATTTTGTCAAACCAAATTTACCTTATATAAGATCTTCTCTTGATATGCTTGCTTCAGCTGGATTGCCAATTTGGATCACTGAGTTAGATGTTGCAAACACCACCAATCAG GAAGTATATTTGGAAGAGATTATAAGGGAGGTTCATGCGCATCCAGGAGTGAAAGGCAAAATGATGTGGGCACCATGGGGTCCTAAAGGATGTTACAGAATGTATTTGACTGATAACAATTTCAAGAATTTGCCTATTGGAGATGTTGTTGACAAGATTCTTAAAGAATGGAGTCATCAAGGTTTTTCTGGTACTACTAATGAAAATGGCATTTTTGAAACTTCACTTTTTCATGGAGAATATCAAGTTGAAATCAATCATCCTGGAAAACAAACATATGCCTCCATGACTCAGAAAGTTAACGTGGCAGCACAAAAGGATGGAACAAAGGAAATTTCACATTATACAATTTTTGTTTGA